The Acinonyx jubatus isolate Ajub_Pintada_27869175 chromosome B3, VMU_Ajub_asm_v1.0, whole genome shotgun sequence genomic interval TCAGAGTTTGCTGTAGCAAGGAAGTCAGCCATCATCATTTGAGTTTTgtcagagactcaaaggcagacAGAAAAGTGGGAAAGCTTTATAGTGGAGGGCTTCAGGTGTGCCTTGATTGGAGACCATTGGCATGGGGAAGCTATAAACAGTCTACCTAGAAGCAAAGCATCCTATGTGATTGGTTAGGGGtgcatatttggctttctctggttggtcctaAATTGGAAGCAGGGACAAATATTAGGAAAGCTGTCAGTTGCTAATCAAGTCTTGGCCATTTGGGGCTGATTATTACAGAATTATTGCTTGGCTCCCTGGCTTGTTACTAGAGATAGTGGTCTAAGTTCCTAGAAGTCTGACTTAAAGATAGTAGGATGGTTTCCTGAGCTGATGAACATTGTAAGggaaaaatacaagttaaaaagaaGAGGTTTGATTCTCCCTGTCAAAACTGAGAAAAGTGATtacccttctctccttttcctttgaacatttattttagaaaacttgcaAGAATAAGTACATCACAGTGCTTTGCATTACTATGATGAacaatgtaggggcacctggctggctcagtcggttaatgtctgacttcagctcaggtcatgatctcacactttgtgagttcgagccctgcatcaggctctgtgttgacagctcagagcctggagcctgcttcagattctgtgtcttcccgtctctctgcccctcccctgctcatgctctgtctctctctggctcaaaaaaaaaaaaaaaaaaaaaaaaccaactatgaTGAACAATGTAATTAACATGTGAGACCATAAAGGAACTAAATATTTaagtaggggctcaataaatactcaAAAGACTATCTATTACATTCATCCAAATACATCCAAATACATCCAATACATATCATTCACCAGTATTTAATTTTGAGCACTATTTTTACAGTACAGGCCACTACTTGGCTGGCTCTGTACTGGAGCTAGAGAAAAAATTTTACATTGCAATGTAATGAGAGTCTCCTGCTGATCTAGAAGGATTCTGGTGGGAACTTTTTCAAATGCCCTAAATTGACTATGGGGGCATTTGATACATAGATTGGAACAGAGAGTCCCTGTCAAAATTCTCTAACCTTTGGGGAGCTTATTAAGATTCCAATTCAATAGACCTAAGACCCTGCATTTCTAATAACTTACCAGGACATGCTGATCCTGCTGGTGCCTGGACCACAGTTTGAGTATCAAGGTCTTGAATTTACTGCTTGTAAATAAATTTTCATCATCTGGACTATTAACAAGGTAAAGATAGCAGGAAATTCAGGGTTAAACTCTCTGGCATTAATGCAGAATGCTAGAGCTTAGAATACTAGCATTCTGTGTTGAAGAGGGAAGGAATAACCATGTGTCAGATAAACCCATCACATTTATCTGTATCAGGCTTCTTTCCAAAGGGGCCGTTATGTATTTGCTTCAGATACTGGACAATTAAATGTGTGACAAAGGAAATCTGAGATACCTGGCTTGTGAGTCTctgggcatttctttcttttactgtgCAATCCAACATAGCAACCACTTCTTGAGGGAAGTAGACCAAGGCTCCTCCCTCCACTGAAGGATCCAGTGAGTTCAAAGTAAGCAAGGAGTACTCAAGCACTATTCAGTGATTCAATAGGGGAAGCCATGCACACTGGTCAGTAAAGGAATTTCAGCCAGGTACGAGAGAGGGTAATGCTTTCTCTCCTGATAGGAAACTGATTTCAAGTCTGTCTGTTTGGATGCTGAAAATGCAGCATGCTAGGATCAAGGGGAGCTCTGCTGTAAACTAGGTTCTTTCCTGTTGACTGGTTCTTTTTATTGCCTGATCAAGAAGGGCCCAGAACACTTGCACCTTATGACATGTTGGTGTTGGTGGTGTTTTAAGTTAAAACATAGTTACATAAACTCTGgtttatttaaatgtgtgtgtttaccaAATTAGCCctaacatacacatacacaagtgTGCCTGTATAATCGCATCTGTAAGAGCTCATCAAAAGACCTTCCcaagggaggagccaagatggtggaacagaatggaagtttattttgtgtctcacattcatgaaatacagccagatcaacactaaaccatcctgcacacctagaaaacggatttgaggattaacacaacaatctgcacaacattTACCACAGAACTCAACAGGTACGCAGCACAgcgaggtgaactgggggagagagaagctgcagagggcagggagctgtttatGCTtgcagagggagagcagagacggggggggggggggagggcgtggggagagtatgggaaaagcatcccccccccccaaaagcagctggagagaaagtggaaaagtggaaacagccacagggactgaacaaaaaagggagaaaggagaaaggaaagggtttaaatttcattaagactgtaaacagggggagtgcagagtctgaaactcctcagctcaatacctggtggtgctctggtgggaagggcgaattcccaggagcagagtggggtccgggaagTTCTccggccacacagggagaagtggttcccctgctagaaggacatttggtagagtcCGTGTGGCCACCGCTGCCGATTCCAGAGGTCTCAGCTGACCGCAAAGAACAAcgacattcgctggtgctggaacaagttccttaagggtgaagcctggtgccagatgcatgttgtgattttccacaattcctgaaacgctgctgctacacaactgcgtgaactttttctgggatgggctggcgcccagcctcagtctctgggcatcagcagcagcacagtcccataaatgttcctgggtgcagctggcactGGCCATTGCTCGTTGACACGCTCctacagaggggcagaacgggtcaaaaccacagtccctcagaagtgaggggccgcgaaacacagctgcatctgagataaaattcaggaggggGGGTGCCGCCTggcaacctgacggcttggtcatggacagtgtaaacgccgggagtggacaaaagccagagacaaaggacaggtgtgcgATTGCTGGTCGGGGAAAACGGAGTTCAGATACTACAGACCGGGCAGTTGGGTGACGCCATTTTGACCACTCCCGCGCACGCGCATACACGCCTACAAGCGCCGCAACAATCcgccccagtaagctaagcagcgccatctagtggagaacggagccgttacactaacCCCACccactgggccaacctcactcttcaggaacacaagtctctccgcctgcttagtttacagactctaaagtgcttcatagtttaaCTTCTAGGGGTAAACagtgtaatttcaatcgtatttcagtctgttcgctggtccatgtattcaattttcttttttttctttttcgtttctattccttgaatatagaaagagaaaaaatttatttttattttcaatttttattaaaatatttaaaaattttttctagtatattttttaattttttgtaaatttttcaaattctattttacttccatcgtttcattttattctatttcattgtaatcatttttttcacagtttcaaacgttttcctttttttttcctttttcccttttttctctaatctatcaaccTCCTTTCAACAcctagaccaaaacacacctaggatctagcatcatttatttgatttgtgtgtgtgtgtgtgtgtgtgttgtttttaattttttaattttaatttttttaccttattaattccttttcttcttcaaaatgatgaaacgaagaaattcacctcaaaagaaaaagcaggaagaaacaacagccagggacttaatcaacacagatacaagcaagatgtcttaaccagaatttagaatcatgataataataatactagctggggttggaAATAGTTTAGAATCCCTTTGtttggagataaaagaagtaaaagctagttgggatgaaataaaaaatgttataactgagctgcaatctctaATAGATGCTGCAGTGGCAAGGATAGATGAGGCAGAATAGAGAATccgcgatatagaggacaaatttatggagaataattaagcagaaaaaaaaagaggtagactaaggcaaaagagcccaatttaagaatcagagaaatcagcaactcattaaaaaggaacaacgtcagaatcataggagtcccagaagatgaagagagaaaaaaagggataaaagggttatgtgagcaaatcacagtggaaaactttcctaacctggggaaagacacagacatcaaaatccaggaagcacagaggactcccattagagtcagcaaaaaccgaccatcaacgtcaaattcacaaaatactcaggcaaggagaaaatcatgaaagcagcaagggaaaaaaaagtccctaacctacaagggaagacagataaggtTCAGCAGCAAACGTATCCacggaaacttggcaggccagaaaggagtggcaggatatattcaatgtgctgaatcagaaaaatatgcagccaagaagtctttatccagcaaggctgtcattcaaaataggagagattaaaagtttcccagacaaacaaaaattaaaggagtttgtgaccactaactgcaagaaattttaagggggactctgtgaggggacaaaagacagaaaaaaaacaaaagaccaaaatcaatagactagaaaagaccagagaaaaccatgagaaactccaactctacgagaaacataatggcaataaattcatatctttcagtactcactctaaacatcaatggactaaatgcttgaatcagaagacatagggtaacagaatggataagaaaacaagatccatttatatgctgtttacaagagacccactttagacctaaagacaccttcagattgatggtcaacaaaagaaagccggagtagccatccttatatcagacaatctagactttaaaataaagactataacaagagatgaagaagagtaTTATCACCGTAAAAATTTATGCTctaaatgtgaaagcacccaaatatataaatcaattaatcacaaacataaagaaactcattgataataataccataatagtaggggacttcaacaccccactgacaacaatagatcatctaaacagaaaatcaacaaggaaacagtggctttgaatgacacattggaccagatggacttagcagatatattcagaacatttcatcctaaagcagtggaatatacattcttctccagtgcacatggaatgttctccagaacagatcacatcacacactggaacacaaatcagccctcaacaagtacaaaagatcatacatgcatattttcagaccacaacactatgaaacttgaaatgaaccacaagaaaaaatttggaaaggtagcaaatacttggagactaaagaccatcctactaaagaatgaatgggctaaccaagaagttaaagaggaaattaaaaagtacatagaagtcaatgaaaatgataacaccacagcccaaaacctctgggatgcaccAAAGGTGGTCATATGAATaaagcatatagcaatccaggccttcctaaagaaggaaggtcAGATACATAACCTAACCCTTCACCTtaaagagccagaaaaagaacagcaaataaaaccccaaaccagcagaagacaggaaatactaaagattagagcagaaattaatgctatctaaaccaaaccaaaacaaaataaaaacagtagaacagatcaatgaaaccagaagctggttctttgaaagaatcaacaaaattgataaaccactggCCAGTtcgataaaaaaagaaaaaagaaaggacccaaataaaatcaagaatgaaagaggagagatcacaacaaacacagcagaaatacaaacagtaataagagaatattatgagcaattacatgccaataaaatgggcaatctggaagaaatgaacaaattcctagaaactaccaaaactgaaacaggaagaaatggaaaatttgaacagacccataaccagcaaagaaatcgaattagtaatcaaaaatctcccaaacaagagtccagggccagatggctttccaggggaattctaccaaacattgaaagaagagttaacacctattctcttgaagctgttccaaaaaatagaaatggaaggaaaacttccaaactctttctacgaagcaagcattaccttgattccaaaactagacaaagaccccactgaaaaggagaactatagaccaatttccctgatgaacatggatgcaaagatcctcaacaagatattagccaactggatccaacaatacattaaaataattattcactcatgaacaagtgggatttatacctgggatgcagggctggttccataTCCACGAAACAATGTGattcattacatcaataaaagaaaggacaagaatcacatgatcctctcaatagaggcagagaaagcatttgacaaaatacagcatcctttcttgataaaaaccttcaagaaagtagggatagaaggatcatacctcgagatcataaaagccatttatgaaagacccaatgctaatatcatcctcaatggggaaaaactgagagctttcctcctaaggtcaggaacactaCAGGAATGTCCACTCCCGCCACGGttaattcaacatagtattggaagtcttaggcgcagcaatcaggcaacacaaagaaataaaaagcatccaaatcaccaaaagaaaaaaaaaaagaccttcccaAGAGCTACCCATAGACTCCAAGTTTCTTATCTGGCTCAGTAGGAGgcataatagtttttaaatagttttaatatttcaaaaatattttagcaataatttattaatatttaaaatttttattttaacatttaaatatttttattttaagtaggcttcatgcccaacgtgggacttaaAGTCACTGAGATCAATGGTCGCATTGTCCAcccattgagccagccaggtgccccttaaactatattttaaatatttgttctctccctccccactttttTCAAGTAATGAAAAGCCCCaaggtcttttctttctttcaaactgATGCTTCCTTATCTTACACTTAGAGGTGGGTATACATGACTTCTATGTTCTCCACAATTTGAGATTAACAACAATCTTCCCACATCATTCTTTCCAAAGTGGCAAAGACTTTTGTGCACTGCTGAAGGCAATCAGTTCACACTCGCTTTTTTTTCTGAGGATTCTGAAACACAAAGTGAAATTTCTTAGAAGTCCTACACTTCAGCCAAAAGGGCCAGGGAGGGGTATTGGAATCCCTCTGCCTCTAGCGAGTAGGGAGCAGAAGCCACACCCTTGACCAGTCCTCTAGACCGGTGGATCACTGGCCTCCCGTGCTGACCACCTCCAAGCTGACCATTGCACCTCACTCTTAACTCTGGGAGCTTCTGGAGACAAAGAGAACTTGGTTGGAGCCTACTGGGGGACACCCAGTTCTGCTCAGGGAGCTCAGATTGCCCATGAACTCGAACtagagagaggaaagcagaaggCAAAAGAAGCAACCAGGAGGCACTTAATTTCTTGTGTGCAAGGAGGGATCCGGTTGGGGTAGGGTGGAGGTGGCGGGGTGGAGGGGAGATGACCCACCAGACAGCCGGGCTTGGCTGGAATGGGGTGCTGCTGATGAGGCGTCTAAGAAGACCCCGCCTCTGACCTTGGACCGTCCAGGACTCTTCCTTCGCGGACCCCAGCCTTCTACCCCCATTTCCCCGCCTGGGTCTACATCCATCAAATGCTCTCGACACCCTATTTCCAAGCAACTTCTCTAGAACTTTTCTGTTCATCGTCCCCCAACCGTGGCAGCGAGGGCGGGAGCTAGCGGGACACTCGCCCCGTGAAGATCCAGTGAAGAACAATTTTGCCTCTCTCGGCGCACCCCCAGCCCCCGACCCTCAAGCCACCAAGTCTCGGAAAACCCTCAGGCAAGGAAAGGCaacaggaggtgggtgggggaggggcccttgAAGTTCGGAAACAGATTCCTGGGAGAATTTCTGGTTCTGAAGACCCAGAAATGGCCAATCAGAAACCGCAAAGAATAGAGCTAAGGCAGAATCCAGGGCCTTGAGCCGGGTAGAGTTCATGTACAGGTACAAGATCCCACTTTGGGTCAGCAGACCGCAGGTATCACTCATGAAACTTTTATCTagatttctctctgctccttttaaaagaaattgaacgGAGCTAGGGGCGCTTGCACCCAAGGGAAGCCCCGAACCCACCCCTTCCTGGGCTGGGGACGCTCCTGGAACACAACCTCccttggtggggtgggggtggggggtcattTTGGTCCCTGCGTAAGGGAAATAGTTCCGATACTACAGCAGTGCGGTAGTTACTGACCCAGAAGGCCGCACCTCGACCCAATCTCTCCATTCTGACTGAATCTGCAGGAGGAGGCGACCAAGGAGTTCCCTGGAATTCTGTGTTAGGCTGGCCAGATCTGTGAATCAAAGGGCGCTTCCTCCTGGACCTGAACTCAGACTCCATTTGCACTCAGGCTCACAGCCACAGACCAACGACGCAACGGCAAGGAGGACCTTATTCAATCTTCTCTAATCACGGGCAATAAGTCGCCggcgggatttttttttttttcctgcgtCTTATTGCCTAGGTTACAGAAAAGGTAAAAATCTTCTAAGGACATTCACTGTAATGATCGTTGACTAGTTTATGTTTCACTTCACAGGCGTGTGAGAACACGATGACTCCTCTCTTGTTCAGATCCGCAGGGTTGAACGAAAACCCTGCGGGGAAGTCCACTAACCGAGAAGAAAACTCCAAATTTTGAGCTCATATGCTGGATAGGTACATAacttaaaggttaaaaaaaagctCCATAAGCCAAGCGGTAGTGTGGCCGAGCGGTCTAAGGCGCTGGATTTAGGCTCCAGTCTCTTCGGAggcgtgggttcgaatcccaccaCTGCCATAAGTGTGTTTTAATCTAGCTACAAGCCCCAAGCTCTTCGGCCCTGAAAAAAAAGTTACGTAACAATAACTCATAGTAATTCCTGTTCTCCGTTCTTCCGTACTTCATCCACCGGACACTGATTTCTATGTTTGCGATCAAACCACCTCGTTTTACTACACGATAATCTCCCACTTCGAGCTCCTCTAACATTCCCTTCCAGGTTGTATTTGCACCCGACTTACCCCTTGTCAAGGCTTTTGCACTGCTTTTGTGTTCCCTCACTCAGCAACTCTTTTGGTCTCACTCTTGTAAAATCCACATTCGCGCTGATTCATTCTTTTGACCCGGTTTAGGCATCATCGGGTCAGGAACACTTCCCAGAAATTGTGTGGTTGCCCCCATCAGCCTACTGCTGACACTGGTTTAAGAGCTGCAGCTCTATACTCCGAAAATAACCTGCACAGATCCGATTTGGATTTTAATCACATTACTTTTGTAATTGAgtatgatgaatgaatgagaaaaccaATACTTACCAGGCTTCAAGCTTTCACTCAGGCTTGATTGCTTCATGGGGGTGGGGTTGGATAGGTAAAcagttattttgaatttcatttgcaGGTGGGTTTCTGATTCCAAAACACTTCCAAGCTGATTCTTGGCTGACTCCTTGCATCCGGCCCAGGGAGTGTGTGCTGTGAATGGTGTTGACTTAGCCACTCCCCTGTCCTTCCAAATGAATCTACTTATCTTGGAGACTACTTAGATTTGGAGACTAAACCACTCAACTGCAAGAACTGTGCAGCACCTGATTCAGTGTGGGAAAGAGAAGATACGCTCGGGGACTACTTAGTGGTGTCTTCTCAAAAGGGCTGTCCCACTGCACTTTTCAGCCATGACAGTTCCTATTTCCTAACAGTAGTACTCCTGGATTTGGGCAGGCTGCTCCCCTCAAGAAGGAAATCCCCTGCAATTTCCCAGCACTGtcatgaagaatgaatgaaataaatggaggAGGGAACTAGGACTCTGCAAGAATCAAGGTCTTGGGGCTTTTCATGCTACatttttattgtgtctttttttattattattactttccctctccccattcAAATCCTCTTCCATGTTTCCTAGGCCACCTTCATGTCACTTTGATGACTCCTCTTTGATGTTCACTTCCTTTTCACCCACCTCTCACCAAGAAATATCTTGGCCACCTGAGGTTTTCACAAAAGAGGCcatatttttctcagaaattgAGAGATTTCTCTCTTACCCATGCAAGGCTACAGAGGCAAGGCAGTTGTCCACAAGCCAAAAAGCAGGGCTTTGTCAGACACCATGTGTTGGCCCCTGGATCtgggacttcccagtctccagaactgtgagcgaTACATTTttggtttaagccacccagtctatggtacttttgttatagcagtctgaaCTATGACTAGCAGTTTTAGGTGTATAGCAAAATCGAGTAAGAAAATACAGAGTTTCTATGtaccttctctcctctctgcccaccccacagcCTCCTTACCATCAACATTCTGCACTAGTGAGATTTGTTACAGTGAATGAACTAACAATTACACATCATTAtcaactaaagtccatagtttatgatgtgggaaacaaaggcaaatgaaaaattaaattcctttactgCCTATAGCCCACTGACAAagccttgaaacaggcagagtgaccttcctctgaggctcagctgcctcaatgatgacactttgctaagggcaaaaggcaatcttagcttaacattttCCCAACCCCTCAGGATCCTGTatgtctactttaacatataaaaatccctttggaagCTTCCTTTGTATcttacgcccccccccccccactctcaagatatatgttggcaatcatactccaagcttatggcctcctgatatacatctgaagggtatcatgactgagtttttactaaacagtaataaatgatcTTTTCCCAACAACAGGCAGCCCCCTCAGGATCCTgaaaaccttgtttccaaaacacCTTAGAGACTTAGGCTATCCCTAAACTCTCCCAatctgaaggtatataatcagtcacccatcacaaccccagtgcagctctttctgcccatgggtcctgtccctgtgctttaataaaaccacctttttgcactgaagacatctcaagaattgtCTCTTGGCCATAggctctgaaccccaacatttccacatcagtTTACACTAGGATTTACTCTTTGTATTATACACTCCacgagttttgacaaatgtgtaatgacatatatccaccaGTACACTGTAGTATCATACacaatagtttcactgccttaaaaattgTGTTCTGCCAATGCACCCCTCCTTTCTTTCAACCATTGGCAGCcacttttactgtctccataattttgcattttccagaatgtcatatacttggaatcatgcagtatgaagccttttcagattggc includes:
- the RNASE11 gene encoding probable ribonuclease 11 isoform X1 yields the protein MALLSLLGRIVAALVGVYARAREWSKWRHPTARSVVSELRFPRPAIAHLSFVSGFCPLPAFTLSMTKPSGCQAAPPLLNFISDAAVFRGPSLLRDCGFDPFCPSVGACQRAMASASCTQEHLWDCAAADAQRLRLGASPSQKKFTQLCSSSVSGIVENHNMHLAPGFTLKELVPAPANVVVLCGQLRPLESAAVATRTLPNVLLAGEPLLPVWPENFPDPTLLLGIRPSHQSTTRTTL